The Chrysemys picta bellii isolate R12L10 chromosome 12, ASM1138683v2, whole genome shotgun sequence genome has a segment encoding these proteins:
- the LOC101946852 gene encoding H-2 class II histocompatibility antigen, E-S beta chain-like — MGAGRILGAGSGWAGALLVTLAVLRTHLAHCTEPEASFVYQANAECHFTNGTERVRLLQRYIYNEQQIVHFDSDLGVYVADTELGRPDAEYWNSQPETLAYMRAAVNTFCRHNYGVAQTGKVVGRRVEPKVKVSPTKSGSQLHPDLLVCSVMGFYPSGIEIKWLKNGQEQTAGVVSTELLQNGDWTFQILVMLEMSPRRGDVYTCQVEHISLREPLAVHWEAQSDSARSKMLTGVGGFVLGLIFLAPGLLIYLKNKKGRPVPQPAGLLT; from the exons ATGGGGGCGGGTCGGATCCTGGGGGCCGGgagcggctgggctggggctctgCTAGTGACACTGGCGGTGCTGAGAACCCACCTGGCTCATTGCACGGAGCCCGAAG CGAGTTTCGTGTATCAGGCGAACGCGGAGTGTCACTTCACTAACGGCACCGAGCGGGTCCGGCTCCTGCAGCGCTACATCTACAacgagcagcagatcgtgcactTCGACAGCGACCTGGGGGTGTATGTGGCGGACACGGAGCTGGGGCGGCCCGACGCCGAGTACTGGAACAGCCAGCCCGAGACACTGGCGTACATGCGGGCTGCGGTGAACACGTTCTGCCGGCACAACTACGGGGTAGCGCAGACGGGGAAGGTGGTCGGCCGCCGAg ttgAGCCCAAGGTGAAAGTTTCCCCCACAAAATCGGGGTCCCAGCTCCACCCCGACCTGCTGGTTTGCTCGGTGATGGGGTTTTACCCCTCGGGGATCGAGATCAAGTGGCTGAAGAACGGGCAGGAGCAGACGGCCGGGGTGGTGTCCACGGAGCTGCTCCAGAACGGAGACTGGACCTTCCAGATCCTGGTGATGCTGGAGATGAGCCCCCGGCGCGGGGACGTCTACACCTGCCAGGTGGAGCACATCAGCCTGCGGGAACCACTCGCCGTGCACTGGG AGGCGCAGTCTGACTCTGCCAGGAGCAAGATGCTGACGGGGGTCGGGGGCTTCGTGCTGGGGCTGATCTTCCTGGCGCCCGGACTCCTCATCTACCTGAAGAATAAGAAAG GGCGCCCCGTTCCCCAACCTGCAG ggctCCTGACTTAG
- the LOC101944018 gene encoding RLA class II histocompatibility antigen, DP alpha-1 chain-like isoform X4, translating to MGAGRGVPMAQLALLTLLALPGARAVTENMLSQVDFYQRTDPAQREAGQYMFEFDQDEIFHVDLERKETVWRLPDFGKFASFEAQGALGDIAVLKNNLEIMIQRSNHTRAQNKPPEVTVFPEVPVELGEPNVLICFVDKFFPPVLNVTWLKNRQEVTEGVYETDFYPRQDYAFRKFSYLPFVPSQGDFYDCQVEHWGLPEPFTKHWEAQVPTPVPETTETLVCALGLAVGIIGIIAGTILIIKGMKMNAARNPRGPL from the exons ATGGGCGCAGGACGGGGCGTCCCcatggcccagctggccctactCACCCTGCTGGCCCTGCCGGGCGCCAGGGCGGTGACAG AGAACATGCTCTCCCAGGTGGATTTCTACCAGCGCACGGACCCAGCCCAGCGGGAGGCCGGGCAGTACATGTTCGAGTTCGACCAGGACGAGATCTTCCACGTGGACCTGGAGAGGAAGGAGACCGTCTGGCGCCTGCCCGACTTCGGCAAGTTCGCCAGCTTCGAGGCGCAGGGCGCCCTGGGCGACATCGCCGTGCTGAAGAACAACCTGGAGATCATGATCCAGAGGTCCAACCACACGCGGGCCCAGAACA AGCCCCCTGAGGTGACCGTGTTCCCCGAAGTCCCCGTGGAGCTGGGTGAGCCCAACGTCCTGATCTGCTTCGTGGACAAGTTCTTCCCGCCGGTGCTCAACGTGACGTGGCTGAAGAACAGGCAGGAGGTGACCGAGGGCGTCTACGAGACCGACTTCTACCCCCGCCAGGACTACGCCTTCCGCAAGTTCTCCTACCTGCCCTTTGTCCCCAGCCAGGGCGACTTCTACGACTGCCAGGTGGAGCACTGGGGGCTGCCCGAGCCCTTCACGAAGCACTGGG aAGCCCAGGTACCCACCCCCGTCCCTGAGACCACAGAAACCCTGGTGTGCGCCCTGGGCCTGGCCGTGGGCATCATCGGCATCATCGCGGGCACCATCCTCATCATCAAGGGGATGAAGATGAACGCCGCCCGCAACCCGCGGGGCCCCTT ATAA
- the LOC101944018 gene encoding HLA class II histocompatibility antigen, DR alpha chain-like isoform X5: protein MLSQVDFYQRTDPAQREAGQYMFEFDQDEIFHVDLERKETVWRLPDFGKFASFEAQGALGDIAVLKNNLEIMIQRSNHTRAQNKPPEVTVFPEVPVELGEPNVLICFVDKFFPPVLNVTWLKNRQEVTEGVYETDFYPRQDYAFRKFSYLPFVPSQGDFYDCQVEHWGLPEPFTKHWEAQVPTPVPETTETLVCALGLAVGIIGIIAGTILIIKGMKMNAARNPRGPL from the exons ATGCTCTCCCAGGTGGATTTCTACCAGCGCACGGACCCAGCCCAGCGGGAGGCCGGGCAGTACATGTTCGAGTTCGACCAGGACGAGATCTTCCACGTGGACCTGGAGAGGAAGGAGACCGTCTGGCGCCTGCCCGACTTCGGCAAGTTCGCCAGCTTCGAGGCGCAGGGCGCCCTGGGCGACATCGCCGTGCTGAAGAACAACCTGGAGATCATGATCCAGAGGTCCAACCACACGCGGGCCCAGAACA AGCCCCCTGAGGTGACCGTGTTCCCCGAAGTCCCCGTGGAGCTGGGTGAGCCCAACGTCCTGATCTGCTTCGTGGACAAGTTCTTCCCGCCGGTGCTCAACGTGACGTGGCTGAAGAACAGGCAGGAGGTGACCGAGGGCGTCTACGAGACCGACTTCTACCCCCGCCAGGACTACGCCTTCCGCAAGTTCTCCTACCTGCCCTTTGTCCCCAGCCAGGGCGACTTCTACGACTGCCAGGTGGAGCACTGGGGGCTGCCCGAGCCCTTCACGAAGCACTGGG aAGCCCAGGTACCCACCCCCGTCCCTGAGACCACAGAAACCCTGGTGTGCGCCCTGGGCCTGGCCGTGGGCATCATCGGCATCATCGCGGGCACCATCCTCATCATCAAGGGGATGAAGATGAACGCCGCCCGCAACCCGCGGGGCCCCTT ATAA
- the LOC101944018 gene encoding HLA class II histocompatibility antigen, DR alpha chain-like isoform X2, which produces MGAGRGVPMAQLALLTLLALPGARAVTAENMLSQVDFYQRTDPAQREAGQYMFEFDQDEIFHVDLERKETVWRLPDFGKFASFEAQGALGDIAVLKNNLEIMIQRSNHTRAQNKPPEVTVFPEVPVELGEPNVLICFVDKFFPPVLNVTWLKNRQEVTEGVYETDFYPRQDYAFRKFSYLPFVPSQGDFYDCQVEHWGLPEPFTKHWEAQVPTPVPETTETLVCALGLAVGIIGIIAGTILIIKGMKMNAARNPRGPL; this is translated from the exons ATGGGCGCAGGACGGGGCGTCCCcatggcccagctggccctactCACCCTGCTGGCCCTGCCGGGCGCCAGGGCGGTGACAG CAGAGAACATGCTCTCCCAGGTGGATTTCTACCAGCGCACGGACCCAGCCCAGCGGGAGGCCGGGCAGTACATGTTCGAGTTCGACCAGGACGAGATCTTCCACGTGGACCTGGAGAGGAAGGAGACCGTCTGGCGCCTGCCCGACTTCGGCAAGTTCGCCAGCTTCGAGGCGCAGGGCGCCCTGGGCGACATCGCCGTGCTGAAGAACAACCTGGAGATCATGATCCAGAGGTCCAACCACACGCGGGCCCAGAACA AGCCCCCTGAGGTGACCGTGTTCCCCGAAGTCCCCGTGGAGCTGGGTGAGCCCAACGTCCTGATCTGCTTCGTGGACAAGTTCTTCCCGCCGGTGCTCAACGTGACGTGGCTGAAGAACAGGCAGGAGGTGACCGAGGGCGTCTACGAGACCGACTTCTACCCCCGCCAGGACTACGCCTTCCGCAAGTTCTCCTACCTGCCCTTTGTCCCCAGCCAGGGCGACTTCTACGACTGCCAGGTGGAGCACTGGGGGCTGCCCGAGCCCTTCACGAAGCACTGGG aAGCCCAGGTACCCACCCCCGTCCCTGAGACCACAGAAACCCTGGTGTGCGCCCTGGGCCTGGCCGTGGGCATCATCGGCATCATCGCGGGCACCATCCTCATCATCAAGGGGATGAAGATGAACGCCGCCCGCAACCCGCGGGGCCCCTT
- the LOC101944018 gene encoding HLA class II histocompatibility antigen, DR alpha chain-like isoform X3 produces the protein MGAGRGVPMAQLALLTLLALPGARAVTAENMLSQVDFYQRTDPAQREAGQYMFEFDQDEIFHVDLERKETVWRLPDFGKFASFEAQGALGDIAVLKNNLEIMIQRSNHTRAQNKPPEVTVFPEVPVELGEPNVLICFVDKFFPPVLNVTWLKNRQEVTEGVYETDFYPRQDYAFRKFSYLPFVPSQGDFYDCQVEHWGLPEPFTKHWEAQVPTPVPETTETLVCALGLAVGIIGIIAGTILIIKGMKMNAARNPRGPL, from the exons ATGGGCGCAGGACGGGGCGTCCCcatggcccagctggccctactCACCCTGCTGGCCCTGCCGGGCGCCAGGGCGGTGACAG CAGAGAACATGCTCTCCCAGGTGGATTTCTACCAGCGCACGGACCCAGCCCAGCGGGAGGCCGGGCAGTACATGTTCGAGTTCGACCAGGACGAGATCTTCCACGTGGACCTGGAGAGGAAGGAGACCGTCTGGCGCCTGCCCGACTTCGGCAAGTTCGCCAGCTTCGAGGCGCAGGGCGCCCTGGGCGACATCGCCGTGCTGAAGAACAACCTGGAGATCATGATCCAGAGGTCCAACCACACGCGGGCCCAGAACA AGCCCCCTGAGGTGACCGTGTTCCCCGAAGTCCCCGTGGAGCTGGGTGAGCCCAACGTCCTGATCTGCTTCGTGGACAAGTTCTTCCCGCCGGTGCTCAACGTGACGTGGCTGAAGAACAGGCAGGAGGTGACCGAGGGCGTCTACGAGACCGACTTCTACCCCCGCCAGGACTACGCCTTCCGCAAGTTCTCCTACCTGCCCTTTGTCCCCAGCCAGGGCGACTTCTACGACTGCCAGGTGGAGCACTGGGGGCTGCCCGAGCCCTTCACGAAGCACTGGG aAGCCCAGGTACCCACCCCCGTCCCTGAGACCACAGAAACCCTGGTGTGCGCCCTGGGCCTGGCCGTGGGCATCATCGGCATCATCGCGGGCACCATCCTCATCATCAAGGGGATGAAGATGAACGCCGCCCGCAACCCGCGGGGCCCCTTGTGA
- the LOC101944018 gene encoding HLA class II histocompatibility antigen, DR alpha chain-like isoform X1 — translation MGAGRGVPMAQLALLTLLALPGARAVTAENMLSQVDFYQRTDPAQREAGQYMFEFDQDEIFHVDLERKETVWRLPDFGKFASFEAQGALGDIAVLKNNLEIMIQRSNHTRAQNKPPEVTVFPEVPVELGEPNVLICFVDKFFPPVLNVTWLKNRQEVTEGVYETDFYPRQDYAFRKFSYLPFVPSQGDFYDCQVEHWGLPEPFTKHWEAQVPTPVPETTETLVCALGLAVGIIGIIAGTILIIKGMKMNAARNPRGPL, via the exons ATGGGCGCAGGACGGGGCGTCCCcatggcccagctggccctactCACCCTGCTGGCCCTGCCGGGCGCCAGGGCGGTGACAG CAGAGAACATGCTCTCCCAGGTGGATTTCTACCAGCGCACGGACCCAGCCCAGCGGGAGGCCGGGCAGTACATGTTCGAGTTCGACCAGGACGAGATCTTCCACGTGGACCTGGAGAGGAAGGAGACCGTCTGGCGCCTGCCCGACTTCGGCAAGTTCGCCAGCTTCGAGGCGCAGGGCGCCCTGGGCGACATCGCCGTGCTGAAGAACAACCTGGAGATCATGATCCAGAGGTCCAACCACACGCGGGCCCAGAACA AGCCCCCTGAGGTGACCGTGTTCCCCGAAGTCCCCGTGGAGCTGGGTGAGCCCAACGTCCTGATCTGCTTCGTGGACAAGTTCTTCCCGCCGGTGCTCAACGTGACGTGGCTGAAGAACAGGCAGGAGGTGACCGAGGGCGTCTACGAGACCGACTTCTACCCCCGCCAGGACTACGCCTTCCGCAAGTTCTCCTACCTGCCCTTTGTCCCCAGCCAGGGCGACTTCTACGACTGCCAGGTGGAGCACTGGGGGCTGCCCGAGCCCTTCACGAAGCACTGGG aAGCCCAGGTACCCACCCCCGTCCCTGAGACCACAGAAACCCTGGTGTGCGCCCTGGGCCTGGCCGTGGGCATCATCGGCATCATCGCGGGCACCATCCTCATCATCAAGGGGATGAAGATGAACGCCGCCCGCAACCCGCGGGGCCCCTT ATAA